In one Nocardia tengchongensis genomic region, the following are encoded:
- a CDS encoding B-4DMT family transporter: protein MNAWVLRAVGLGALTVVLETLLGVGMRYWPTAGVWMRILCLIVLVGAVVLWGLVDGRADRRANSDPEHGADLTMRWLKAGLAAGIGSGLVA, encoded by the coding sequence ATGAATGCGTGGGTGTTGCGCGCCGTGGGCTTGGGGGCGCTGACCGTTGTGCTGGAGACCCTGCTCGGCGTGGGCATGCGGTACTGGCCGACCGCGGGCGTGTGGATGCGGATCCTGTGCCTGATCGTCCTGGTCGGCGCGGTGGTGCTGTGGGGTCTGGTAGACGGCCGTGCCGACCGGCGCGCCAACTCCGACCCCGAGCACGGGGCCGATCTGACCATGCGCTGGCTCAAGGCCGGGCTCGCCGCGGGCATCGGCTCCGGGCTGGTGGCCTGA
- a CDS encoding endolytic transglycosylase MltG yields MERVKTVPDRSRQLEGLIAGGTLDFDPTAGAQDILKQLVTASARSYEASGLAQSGAANGLSAYDTLIAASLVEREALPQDMSKVARVIVNRLAVQQPLQFDSTVNYALDKTEVATTDSDRAHKTPWNTYAMPGLPATPISAPSLEAMRAMENPAPGPWLYFVTVDKQGTTLFTENYNEHLRNIEKARQSGILDSGR; encoded by the coding sequence CTGGAACGGGTCAAGACGGTCCCGGACCGCTCCCGCCAGCTCGAGGGTCTGATCGCGGGCGGCACCCTGGATTTCGATCCCACCGCCGGCGCGCAGGACATCCTCAAGCAGTTGGTGACCGCGAGCGCGCGCAGCTACGAGGCGTCCGGGCTCGCGCAGTCCGGTGCGGCGAACGGGCTGAGCGCCTACGACACGCTGATCGCGGCGTCGCTGGTGGAGCGTGAGGCGCTGCCCCAGGACATGTCGAAGGTGGCGCGGGTCATCGTGAACCGGCTCGCGGTGCAGCAGCCGCTCCAGTTCGACTCCACCGTCAACTACGCGCTGGACAAGACCGAGGTCGCCACCACCGACTCCGATCGCGCGCACAAGACCCCGTGGAACACCTACGCCATGCCCGGCCTGCCCGCGACGCCGATCTCGGCGCCGTCGCTGGAAGCCATGCGCGCCATGGAGAATCCCGCGCCCGGCCCGTGGCTGTACTTCGTCACCGTCGACAAGCAGGGCACCACGTTGTTCACCGAGAACTACAACGAGCACCTGCGCAATATCGAAAAGGCCAGGCAGAGTGGAATTCTCGACAGTGGACGGTAA
- the ruvX gene encoding Holliday junction resolvase RuvX yields the protein MSGDGRGFASERPSAAADPGRGRRIGIDVGSVRIGVASSDPDGLLATPVETVPRAKKVAPGTLASDLSRIAEIVREYEAVEVIVGLPRTLRGESGSSAKLAATFAGRLRKLIAPVPVRLSDERLTTVSAARALRDSGVRARGQRQVIDQAAAVSILQGWLDERSALLKPRGEDA from the coding sequence GTGTCCGGCGACGGGCGCGGGTTCGCGTCCGAGCGGCCCAGCGCCGCGGCAGACCCCGGGCGCGGGCGGCGCATCGGCATCGATGTCGGTTCGGTCCGGATCGGCGTCGCCTCCAGCGATCCGGACGGTCTGCTCGCCACTCCGGTGGAAACCGTGCCGCGCGCGAAGAAGGTCGCGCCCGGCACGCTGGCCTCCGATCTGTCCAGGATTGCTGAGATTGTGCGGGAGTATGAAGCCGTCGAAGTGATCGTTGGCTTGCCGCGCACATTACGTGGGGAGAGCGGCTCGTCGGCTAAGCTGGCGGCCACCTTCGCGGGACGTTTGCGGAAGCTCATCGCACCCGTCCCGGTGCGGCTATCCGACGAACGGTTGACTACGGTGTCTGCTGCACGTGCGTTGCGAGACAGTGGAGTTCGCGCACGCGGGCAGCGGCAGGTCATCGATCAGGCCGCCGCCGTGTCGATCCTGCAAGGATGGTTGGACGAACGGAGTGCCCTATTGAAGCCGCGTGGTGAGGACGCATGA
- a CDS encoding CatB-related O-acetyltransferase translates to MVGNDVWFGYNSLIMPGVRIGDGAIIATGAVVTADVPPYTIVGGNPAQVVKQRFSDAEVGQLLRAAWWNWPVELITENVRIIMGGTPAEIERIALHNGLMAD, encoded by the coding sequence GTGGTCGGTAACGACGTGTGGTTCGGCTACAACAGCCTGATCATGCCGGGCGTGCGGATCGGCGACGGCGCGATCATCGCGACCGGCGCGGTCGTCACCGCCGACGTGCCGCCGTACACGATCGTGGGCGGCAATCCGGCCCAGGTGGTGAAGCAGCGCTTCAGCGACGCCGAGGTGGGGCAGCTGCTGCGCGCGGCCTGGTGGAACTGGCCGGTCGAGCTGATCACCGAGAACGTGCGCATCATCATGGGCGGTACGCCCGCCGAGATCGAGCGGATCGCCCTGCACAACGGGCTGATGGCGGACTGA
- a CDS encoding replication-associated recombination protein A — MPSGDDRFAPLAVRMRPRTLDEVVGQQHLLGPGSPLRRLIEGSGAASVLLYGPPGTGKTTLASLLSQATGRRFEALSALSAGVKEVRAVIDLARRRLTAGEQTVLFIDEVHRFSKTQQDALLAAVENRIVLLVAATTENPSFSVVSPLLSRSLVLQLQSLSETEIRQVLRRAIEDPRGLAGEYTVTDAALDHIVRIAGGDARRSLTALEASAESSLDGTVGVELVEASVDKAAVRYDRAGDQHYDVISAFIKSLRGSDVDAALHYLARMISAGEDPRFIARRLMIQASEEVGMADPSALQTAVAAAQVVQLVGMPEAQLALTQATIHIATAPKSVRWSRASAAMADVRAGKAGAVPPHLRDGHYAGAAALGNAQGYKYPHDHPDGVLGQQYPPDELVGTDYYHPTDHGYEREVGPRVTKLRRIVRGK; from the coding sequence ATCCCGAGTGGGGACGACCGCTTCGCGCCGCTGGCCGTGCGGATGCGGCCGCGCACCCTCGACGAGGTGGTGGGTCAGCAGCATCTGCTCGGTCCCGGCTCGCCGCTGCGCCGGCTGATCGAGGGGTCCGGGGCCGCCTCGGTCCTGCTCTACGGTCCGCCCGGAACCGGCAAGACCACGCTCGCATCACTGCTCTCGCAGGCCACCGGCCGCCGCTTCGAGGCGCTGTCGGCGTTGTCGGCGGGCGTGAAGGAGGTGCGCGCGGTCATCGATCTGGCGCGGCGGCGGCTCACCGCCGGCGAACAGACCGTGCTGTTCATCGATGAGGTGCACCGCTTCTCGAAGACCCAGCAGGACGCGTTGCTGGCCGCGGTCGAGAACCGGATCGTGCTGCTGGTCGCGGCGACCACCGAGAACCCGTCGTTCTCGGTGGTGTCGCCGCTGCTGTCGCGGTCGCTGGTGCTGCAACTGCAGTCGTTGTCCGAGACCGAGATTCGCCAGGTGCTGCGGCGAGCCATCGAGGACCCGCGCGGACTGGCGGGGGAGTACACGGTCACCGACGCCGCGCTCGACCACATCGTGCGCATCGCGGGCGGCGACGCGCGACGCTCCCTGACGGCGCTGGAAGCCTCGGCGGAGTCCTCGCTGGACGGCACCGTCGGCGTGGAGCTGGTGGAGGCCAGCGTCGACAAGGCGGCGGTCCGCTACGACCGTGCCGGTGACCAGCATTACGACGTGATCAGCGCCTTCATCAAGTCGCTGCGCGGTTCCGATGTCGATGCCGCGTTGCACTATCTGGCCCGGATGATCAGTGCCGGTGAGGATCCGCGATTCATCGCCCGCCGCCTGATGATTCAGGCCAGCGAGGAGGTCGGCATGGCCGATCCCTCCGCGTTGCAGACCGCGGTCGCCGCAGCCCAAGTGGTTCAGCTGGTTGGTATGCCCGAGGCGCAATTGGCCTTGACCCAGGCCACGATTCACATCGCCACCGCCCCGAAATCGGTTCGGTGGTCAAGGGCATCGGCGGCCATGGCCGACGTCCGCGCGGGCAAGGCGGGCGCGGTGCCCCCGCACCTGCGCGACGGCCACTACGCGGGCGCGGCCGCCCTGGGCAATGCGCAGGGCTACAAGTACCCCCACGATCATCCGGACGGCGTTCTGGGCCAGCAATATCCGCCGGACGAACTGGTCGGCACCGACTACTACCACCCGACCGATCACGGCTACGAACGCGAAGTCGGCCCGCGCGTGACCAAACTGCGCCGCATCGTCCGGGGCAAGTAG
- the aspS gene encoding aspartate--tRNA ligase: MLRTHLAGSLRSEHAGQTVTLTGWVARRRDHGGVIFIDLRDASGVSQAVFREGEPAEAAHKLRNEFVVKVTGVVENRPEGSENPNLPTGAIEVNVTALEVLNEAAPLPFQLDDEPGEEARLKYRYLDLRREGPAHAIRLRSKVNSAAREVLAKHAFIEVETPTMTRSTPEGARDFLVPARLAPGKFYALPQSPQLFKQLLMVGGIERYFQIARCYRDEDFRADRQPEFTQLDIEMSFVEQEDVILLAEDILTALWKLVGHEIVTPIPHMTYADAMRRYGSDKPDLRFEVEITEMMEYFADTSFRVFQAPYVGAVVMPGGASQPRRQFDAWQEWAKQRGAKGLAYITFNEDGTLGGPVAKNLTDAERDGLAKQVGAEPGDCVFFAAGDQKSSRALLGAARGEIARKCGLIDENAWAFVWIVDAPMFEPTADATASGDVALGYSAWTAVHHAFTSPKPEHLATFDTDPASALAYAYDIVCNGNEIGGGSIRIHRRDVQERVFQVMGIGEEEAQDKFGFLLDAFSFGAPPMGGIAFGWDRITALLAGMDSIREVIAFPKSGGGVDPLTDAPTPITLQQRQEAGLNAKLDANGNPVKEEAK; encoded by the coding sequence GTGCTGCGCACCCACTTGGCTGGTTCGCTGCGAAGCGAGCACGCCGGTCAGACCGTCACCCTCACCGGCTGGGTGGCCCGGCGGCGAGACCACGGTGGCGTGATCTTCATCGATCTGCGTGATGCTTCGGGTGTGTCCCAGGCCGTCTTCCGTGAAGGCGAGCCCGCGGAGGCCGCCCACAAGCTGCGCAACGAGTTCGTCGTGAAGGTCACCGGCGTGGTCGAGAACCGCCCCGAGGGCAGCGAGAACCCGAACCTGCCGACCGGCGCCATCGAGGTCAACGTGACCGCGCTCGAGGTGCTCAACGAGGCCGCGCCGCTGCCGTTCCAGCTCGACGACGAGCCCGGCGAGGAAGCCCGCCTCAAGTACCGCTACCTGGACCTGCGCCGCGAAGGCCCGGCGCACGCGATCCGGCTGCGCTCCAAGGTGAACTCGGCCGCCCGCGAGGTGCTGGCCAAGCATGCCTTCATCGAGGTCGAGACGCCGACCATGACGCGCTCCACCCCCGAGGGCGCGCGCGACTTCCTGGTCCCGGCCCGCCTGGCGCCCGGCAAGTTCTATGCCCTGCCGCAGTCCCCGCAGCTGTTCAAGCAGCTGCTCATGGTCGGCGGCATCGAGCGCTACTTCCAGATCGCGCGCTGCTACCGCGACGAGGACTTCCGCGCCGACCGCCAGCCGGAGTTCACCCAGCTCGACATCGAGATGAGCTTCGTCGAGCAGGAAGACGTCATCCTGCTGGCCGAGGACATCCTGACCGCGCTGTGGAAGCTGGTCGGCCATGAGATCGTCACCCCGATCCCGCACATGACCTACGCCGACGCCATGCGCCGCTACGGTTCCGACAAGCCGGACCTGCGGTTCGAGGTCGAGATCACCGAGATGATGGAGTACTTCGCGGACACGTCCTTCCGCGTGTTCCAGGCTCCCTACGTCGGTGCGGTCGTCATGCCCGGCGGCGCCTCGCAGCCGCGCCGCCAGTTCGATGCCTGGCAGGAGTGGGCCAAGCAGCGCGGCGCCAAGGGCCTGGCCTACATCACCTTCAACGAGGACGGCACCCTCGGCGGCCCGGTCGCCAAGAACCTGACCGACGCCGAGCGCGACGGCCTGGCCAAGCAGGTCGGCGCCGAGCCCGGCGACTGCGTGTTCTTCGCGGCCGGCGACCAGAAGTCGAGCCGGGCGCTGCTGGGCGCGGCCCGCGGTGAGATCGCCCGCAAGTGCGGCCTCATCGACGAGAACGCCTGGGCCTTCGTCTGGATCGTCGACGCCCCGATGTTCGAGCCCACCGCCGACGCCACCGCCAGCGGCGATGTGGCCCTGGGCTATTCGGCCTGGACCGCGGTGCACCACGCGTTCACCTCGCCCAAGCCCGAGCACCTGGCCACCTTCGACACCGACCCGGCGTCGGCGCTGGCCTACGCCTACGACATCGTCTGCAACGGCAACGAGATCGGCGGCGGCTCGATCCGTATCCACCGCCGCGACGTGCAGGAGCGGGTGTTCCAGGTGATGGGCATCGGCGAGGAGGAGGCGCAGGACAAGTTCGGCTTCCTGCTCGACGCCTTCTCCTTCGGCGCTCCGCCCATGGGCGGCATCGCCTTCGGCTGGGACCGCATCACCGCGCTGCTGGCCGGGATGGACTCCATCCGTGAGGTCATCGCGTTCCCGAAGTCGGGCGGCGGCGTCGACCCGCTGACCGACGCGCCCACCCCGATCACCCTGCAGCAGCGTCAGGAAGCGGGCCTCAACGCCAAGCTCGACGCGAACGGCAACCCGGTGAAGGAAGAGGCCAAGTAG
- a CDS encoding 2-oxoacid:ferredoxin oxidoreductase subunit beta: MTILENPFVGADLGLTGLSGVPEAVGPQKAKDYTSDQEVRWCPGCGDYVILATVRGFLADLGLKRENLMFVSGIGCSSRFPYYLEAYGIHSIHGRAPAIATGMAVTRPDLSVWVVTGDGDALSIGGNHLIHALRRNVNMTILLFNNRIYGLTKGQYSPTSETGKVTKSTPMGSIDHPFNTLSVALGAEATFAARALDSDRAGLTEVLRAAAEHRGTSFVEILQDCPIFNDGSFDALRRENAESHLVRLRHGQPIRFGADSEFAVVRDGFGLRVAKADSVAESDIVVHDAYTDHPEYAYALSRLSDQDLTHVVTGVFRSVARPTYDDGVRAQLGVAAERKPVSPDSLQELLTGRETWTVG, from the coding sequence ATGACCATTCTCGAAAACCCGTTCGTGGGAGCCGATCTGGGGCTCACCGGCCTGTCCGGCGTCCCGGAGGCGGTGGGCCCGCAGAAGGCCAAGGACTACACCTCCGATCAGGAGGTGCGCTGGTGCCCCGGCTGCGGCGATTACGTCATTCTCGCCACTGTGCGCGGCTTCCTCGCCGACTTGGGTCTCAAACGCGAGAACCTGATGTTCGTCTCCGGGATCGGCTGCTCGAGCCGGTTCCCGTACTACCTGGAGGCGTACGGGATCCACTCCATCCACGGGCGCGCCCCGGCCATCGCCACCGGCATGGCCGTCACCCGGCCCGACCTGTCGGTCTGGGTGGTGACCGGGGACGGCGACGCGTTGTCCATCGGCGGCAATCACCTCATCCACGCGCTGCGCCGCAATGTGAACATGACGATCCTGCTGTTCAACAACCGGATCTACGGCCTCACCAAGGGCCAGTACTCGCCGACCTCGGAAACCGGCAAGGTCACCAAATCCACCCCGATGGGCTCGATCGACCACCCGTTCAACACCCTGTCGGTGGCGCTCGGCGCCGAAGCCACCTTCGCCGCCCGGGCCCTGGACTCCGACCGGGCCGGGCTCACCGAGGTGCTGCGGGCCGCCGCCGAGCACCGCGGCACCTCGTTCGTGGAGATCCTGCAGGACTGCCCGATCTTCAACGACGGCTCCTTCGACGCCCTGCGCCGCGAGAACGCCGAATCGCACCTGGTCCGGCTGCGGCACGGGCAGCCCATCCGCTTCGGCGCGGACAGCGAATTCGCGGTGGTCCGTGACGGTTTCGGGTTGCGGGTGGCCAAGGCCGACAGCGTCGCCGAGTCCGACATCGTCGTGCACGACGCCTACACCGACCACCCCGAATACGCCTACGCCCTGTCGCGACTGTCCGACCAGGACCTCACCCACGTGGTCACCGGCGTCTTCCGCAGTGTCGCCCGGCCCACCTACGACGACGGGGTCCGGGCGCAGCTGGGCGTCGCCGCCGAACGCAAACCGGTGAGCCCGGACTCCCTGCAGGAGCTGCTCACCGGCCGCGAAACCTGGACGGTCGGATAG
- a CDS encoding 2-oxoacid:acceptor oxidoreductase subunit alpha, producing the protein MVQSNDTVEHDNSVAAGNGDGTGKLAVEKLERVVIRFAGDSGDGMQLTGDRFTHEAAAFGNDLATQPNFPAEIRAPQGTLPGVSSFQIQIADYDILTAGDQPDVLVAMNPAALKANLEDLARGATVIVNTDEFTKRALAKVGYAGDPLTDDTLTDFVVHRVPMTSLTLGATEPTGVGKKDGQRAKNMFALGLLSWMYGRPIGGTEQFMREKFAATPDIAQANILAFRAGWNYGETTEAFATTYEIAPATLPAGTYRQITGNTALAYGIVTAGQLSGLPVFLGTYPITPASDILHELSKHKNFGVTTFQAEDEIAGIGAALGAALGGALGVTSTSGPGLALKSETIGLAVMTELPLVIIDVQRGGPSTGLPTKTEQADLLQALYGRNGESPVPVVAPRSPADCFDAAVEAARIALTYRTPVLLLSDGAIANGSEPWAIPRVEQLAPIDPAFEPEAAEGDSFQPYARDPETLARPLAVPGTAGRAHRIGGLEKADGSGNISYEPANHELMVRLRQAKIDGITVPDLVVDDPGEHAELLLIGWGSSYGPIGEACRRARRRGVPVAQAHLRHLNPFPPNLGEVLRRYRTVVCPEMNGGQLAMLLRARYLVDVQPWTKVAGTAFQAQELVGVIDAALDGSIAEMEQAKAFAARARATYRTPGGK; encoded by the coding sequence ATGGTTCAGTCAAACGACACCGTGGAGCATGACAACTCTGTGGCGGCCGGAAACGGGGACGGCACAGGGAAATTGGCGGTCGAGAAACTGGAACGGGTCGTCATCCGCTTCGCGGGCGACTCCGGTGACGGCATGCAGCTCACCGGTGACCGGTTCACGCACGAGGCGGCCGCATTCGGCAATGATCTTGCCACCCAACCGAATTTCCCCGCCGAGATCCGCGCACCCCAGGGCACCCTGCCCGGTGTGTCGTCGTTTCAGATCCAGATCGCGGACTACGACATCCTGACCGCCGGGGATCAGCCCGATGTGCTGGTCGCGATGAATCCCGCTGCGCTGAAGGCGAATCTGGAGGATTTGGCGCGCGGGGCGACGGTGATCGTCAATACGGACGAATTCACCAAACGGGCGCTGGCCAAGGTCGGGTATGCCGGTGACCCGCTCACCGATGACACGTTGACCGATTTCGTGGTGCACCGGGTCCCGATGACGTCGCTGACCCTCGGTGCAACCGAACCGACCGGTGTGGGCAAAAAGGATGGGCAGCGCGCGAAGAACATGTTCGCGCTCGGCTTGCTGTCCTGGATGTACGGGCGGCCGATCGGCGGCACCGAACAGTTCATGCGGGAGAAATTCGCCGCCACGCCCGATATCGCGCAAGCGAATATCCTCGCATTCCGGGCAGGGTGGAATTACGGCGAAACCACCGAAGCCTTCGCCACCACCTACGAAATTGCTCCCGCGACGCTGCCGGCGGGCACCTACCGGCAGATCACCGGGAACACCGCCCTCGCCTACGGCATCGTCACCGCCGGGCAGCTGTCCGGGCTGCCAGTGTTCCTGGGCACCTACCCGATCACCCCGGCCTCGGACATCCTGCACGAACTGAGCAAACACAAGAACTTCGGCGTCACCACCTTCCAGGCCGAGGACGAGATCGCGGGCATCGGGGCGGCGCTGGGGGCCGCGCTCGGCGGCGCGCTCGGGGTGACCAGTACCTCAGGGCCCGGGCTCGCGCTCAAGAGCGAGACCATCGGCCTGGCCGTCATGACCGAGCTGCCGCTGGTGATCATCGACGTGCAGCGCGGCGGCCCGTCCACAGGTCTGCCCACCAAGACCGAACAGGCCGATCTGCTGCAGGCGCTCTACGGGCGCAACGGCGAATCCCCGGTGCCCGTGGTCGCGCCGCGCTCGCCCGCGGACTGTTTCGACGCGGCCGTGGAGGCCGCCCGCATCGCCCTCACCTACCGCACCCCGGTCCTGCTGCTCTCCGACGGCGCCATCGCCAATGGCTCCGAGCCGTGGGCGATTCCGCGGGTCGAGCAGCTCGCCCCGATCGATCCGGCCTTCGAACCCGAGGCGGCCGAGGGCGATTCGTTCCAGCCCTACGCGCGCGACCCGGAAACTCTGGCCCGCCCGCTCGCGGTGCCCGGCACCGCGGGCCGCGCCCACCGCATCGGCGGCCTCGAAAAGGCCGACGGCAGCGGCAATATCTCCTACGAACCGGCCAACCACGAACTCATGGTCCGGCTGCGGCAGGCCAAGATCGACGGCATCACGGTGCCCGACCTGGTGGTCGACGATCCCGGCGAACACGCCGAACTGCTGCTTATTGGCTGGGGGAGCTCCTACGGGCCGATCGGCGAGGCGTGCCGGCGGGCCCGGCGGCGCGGGGTGCCGGTGGCGCAGGCGCACCTGCGGCATCTGAATCCCTTCCCGCCCAACCTCGGCGAGGTCCTGCGCCGCTACCGCACCGTGGTCTGCCCGGAGATGAACGGCGGCCAGCTGGCGATGCTGCTGCGCGCCCGCTACCTCGTCGACGTGCAGCCGTGGACCAAGGTGGCGGGCACCGCATTCCAAGCACAAGAACTGGTCGGCGTCATCGACGCGGCCCTCGACGGCTCCATCGCCGAGATGGAACAGGCCAAGGCCTTCGCCGCCCGAGCCCGCGCGACCTACCGCACCCCAGGGGGCAAGTGA
- a CDS encoding Rv2578c family radical SAM protein — MRWQRQTLGADDGALPGLERAGFVRSVQTPEFEGITFHEVLCKSALNRVPDSGTLPFGWTINPMRGCSHACRYCFARGTHEYLDLDAGADFDSQIVVKTNVVPILRRELHKRSWRRETVALGTNTDPYQRAEGRYRLMPGIITALAESGTGFSILTKGTLLRRDLPLLVEAAGQVPVDLAVSIAILDEELHHGLEPGTPSPRARLELVRALADAGFAVNVMVAPVIPYLTDSQAHLDALFAAIADAGADRVTAFPMHLRGSTRGWFLQWLAQAHPALLRRYRQLYGRGTSVTPEYSAWLRGRIEPLLEKHRLNRDRPAEPEVRAVESHTPDPQLALFA, encoded by the coding sequence GTGCGGTGGCAAAGGCAGACCCTCGGCGCCGATGACGGCGCACTCCCCGGGCTCGAACGTGCGGGCTTCGTCCGAAGCGTGCAGACACCCGAATTCGAGGGCATCACGTTTCACGAAGTGCTCTGCAAGAGCGCTCTGAACCGGGTGCCCGACAGCGGCACGCTGCCCTTCGGCTGGACCATCAACCCCATGCGCGGGTGCTCGCACGCCTGCCGCTACTGCTTCGCTCGCGGCACCCACGAGTACCTCGACCTGGACGCCGGCGCCGACTTCGACTCCCAGATCGTGGTCAAGACCAATGTGGTCCCGATCCTGCGTCGCGAACTGCACAAGCGGTCGTGGCGGCGGGAAACGGTGGCGCTGGGCACGAACACCGATCCCTACCAGCGCGCCGAGGGCCGCTACCGGCTGATGCCGGGCATCATCACCGCGCTCGCCGAGTCCGGCACCGGATTCTCCATCCTCACCAAGGGCACCCTGCTGCGCCGGGACCTGCCGCTGCTGGTCGAAGCGGCCGGGCAGGTGCCCGTGGACCTGGCGGTGTCGATCGCCATCCTGGACGAGGAACTGCACCACGGGCTCGAGCCCGGCACGCCGTCGCCGCGGGCCCGGCTGGAACTGGTGCGCGCCCTCGCCGATGCCGGATTCGCCGTGAATGTCATGGTGGCCCCGGTCATTCCGTACCTCACCGACTCCCAGGCCCATCTGGACGCGCTCTTCGCCGCCATCGCCGACGCCGGCGCCGACCGGGTCACGGCATTCCCCATGCATCTACGCGGTTCCACCCGCGGCTGGTTCCTGCAATGGCTGGCCCAAGCCCACCCGGCGCTGTTGCGTCGCTACCGGCAACTGTATGGTCGGGGAACTTCGGTGACACCGGAGTATTCTGCGTGGCTACGCGGCCGAATCGAGCCGTTGCTGGAGAAACACCGTTTGAACCGTGATCGGCCGGCCGAGCCCGAGGTTCGCGCCGTCGAATCGCACACGCCCGATCCGCAGTTGGCGTTGTTCGCCTGA
- a CDS encoding NAD-dependent epimerase/dehydratase family protein, with the protein MKVAVTGAAGFLGTNLLRQLTDRGHEITAIDRVAGAAAPGVTWVNGDVLDPVSMRAALDGAEVVYHLVALITLAHKNDVAWRVNTEGVRVVAEAALEVGVRRMVHTSSIHAFNQYSCGGVINERSPRSIDPDLPVYDRSKWQGEIELRSVIDKGLDAVICNPTGVYGPIDNTNSRINTTLWDAARGRVPVMISGGFDLVDVRDVASGLVLAGERGRTGENYLLGGHFTDMFQATRTAAEVNGKMKPAFAIPAKVINACMPVMEPVAKAFGSDRISKAAMGALLAAPIVERTKATEELGYRPRPAEQTIRDLVAFYNGQPIEADTQKIA; encoded by the coding sequence ATGAAGGTCGCAGTCACCGGCGCCGCCGGGTTCCTTGGCACCAACTTGCTTCGCCAGCTCACCGATCGCGGTCACGAGATCACCGCCATCGACCGGGTGGCCGGTGCCGCCGCGCCCGGGGTCACCTGGGTCAATGGTGATGTGCTGGACCCGGTCTCGATGCGTGCCGCGCTCGACGGCGCCGAGGTGGTCTACCACCTGGTCGCGCTGATCACCCTGGCCCACAAGAACGACGTCGCCTGGCGCGTCAACACCGAGGGCGTCCGCGTGGTCGCCGAGGCCGCGCTCGAGGTCGGCGTGCGCCGCATGGTGCACACCAGCTCCATCCACGCGTTCAACCAGTACTCCTGCGGCGGCGTCATCAACGAGCGCTCGCCGCGCTCGATCGACCCGGATCTGCCGGTGTACGACCGGTCCAAGTGGCAGGGCGAGATCGAGCTGCGCTCGGTCATCGACAAGGGCCTGGACGCGGTCATCTGCAACCCGACCGGTGTGTACGGCCCGATCGACAACACCAACTCGCGCATCAACACCACGCTGTGGGACGCCGCCCGGGGCCGCGTGCCGGTCATGATCAGCGGCGGCTTCGACCTGGTCGACGTGCGCGACGTCGCCTCCGGCCTGGTGCTGGCCGGCGAGCGCGGCCGCACCGGCGAGAACTACCTGCTCGGTGGCCACTTCACCGACATGTTCCAGGCCACCCGCACCGCCGCCGAGGTGAACGGGAAGATGAAGCCCGCCTTCGCCATTCCGGCCAAGGTGATCAACGCCTGCATGCCGGTCATGGAGCCGGTGGCCAAGGCCTTCGGCAGCGACCGCATCTCCAAGGCGGCCATGGGCGCGCTGCTGGCCGCCCCGATCGTCGAGCGCACCAAGGCCACCGAGGAACTCGGCTACCGTCCGCGGCCCGCCGAGCAGACCATCCGGGACCTGGTCGCCTTCTACAACGGGCAGCCGATCGAGGCCGACACGCAGAAGATTGCTTGA
- a CDS encoding type VII secretion target has translation MADLSVDTGAVRTFAATQDSVAADIAAQGGLDTVFHVAAMTPVFGLIGADFLANFAVAELLHDRDINALSGRFAKLGQAAFGSAATYATTDAEFAGGLHAAAGEIGEQA, from the coding sequence ATGGCCGATCTCTCGGTCGACACCGGTGCGGTCCGCACCTTCGCCGCGACGCAGGACAGCGTCGCCGCGGACATCGCCGCCCAGGGCGGCCTCGACACGGTGTTCCACGTCGCCGCCATGACTCCCGTCTTCGGGCTCATCGGTGCGGACTTCCTGGCCAACTTCGCCGTCGCCGAACTACTCCACGATCGCGACATCAACGCCCTCTCCGGCCGCTTCGCCAAGCTCGGGCAGGCCGCGTTCGGCTCGGCCGCCACCTACGCCACAACCGACGCCGAGTTCGCCGGCGGGTTACACGCGGCCGCCGGGGAGATCGGCGAACAGGCATGA